Proteins from a genomic interval of Streptomyces sp. NBC_00820:
- a CDS encoding penicillin acylase family protein: MPPNTTAATGDKPGTPGRKKGRKARLVVIVLVLAVIGGIAGGSYWSISTVRASFPQTKGSITLHGLSGPVDVKRDGYGIPQVYASSDEDLFMAQGYVQAQDRFYEMDVRRHLTSGRLSEMFGKGQVKNDAFLRTLGWDRVARQEYDTKLSAATKKYLQAYAKGVNAYLQGKDGKDISLEYAALGLTGDYKPAQWTPVDSVSWLKAMAWDLRGNMQDEVDRALMTSRLGPQQIRDLYPAYPYGRNKPIVQEGQYDELSKSFRQSGATGGGQSTTTGTTGTTGTTGTTGTTGTTGTQGGATGTPQGSTGTTGSTGSSTSGSGLTGQLTGLYKVLDDIPAAVGVNGQGIGSNSWVVAGSHTITGQPLLANDPHLGPALPSVWYQMGLHCRTVSATCQYDVTGYTFAGMPGVVIGHNADIAWGLTNSGVDVTDLYLEKLTGDGYLYDGKVRPFRTREETIKVAGGPSKKIVVRQTADGMPLLSDRDDELVQVGKAATVNTAAPDRGDGYGVALRWTALDPGTSMDAIFALDKASDWSGFRSAAALFDVPSQNLIFADSKHIGYTLPGKIPTRSATDDGSIPAPGWDSKYRWTGFIKQNELPYEFDPERGYIVTANQAVVGKGTYPYTLTTDWGYGTRSQRITDLIESKIKDGGKISTDDMRQMQLDNSSEIAKLLVPSLLKINLKDKHVREAQKLLEGWDYTQDADSAAAAYFNAVWRNVLKLAFGNKLPKELRVKGQCLWVDKADNTGPVDDDTKVRECGTRDADQAQPDGGDRWFEVVRTLMDKPDSDWWKTSRSGTRPAAENRDQLFARAMIDARWELTAKLGKDIDTWSWGRLHRLFLKNQTLGTGGPEALQYVLNRGPWKLGGGEATVDATGWNAAGGYNVVWVPSMRMVVNLADLDKSKWINLTGASGHAFSAHYTDQTGKWTKGELLPWSFSDKAVGKSTTDTLVLKP, translated from the coding sequence ATGCCTCCCAATACCACCGCCGCAACCGGTGACAAGCCCGGCACGCCCGGCAGGAAGAAGGGACGCAAAGCTCGACTCGTCGTGATCGTCCTGGTCCTGGCCGTCATCGGCGGCATCGCCGGCGGGTCCTACTGGTCGATCAGCACCGTCCGTGCGTCCTTCCCGCAGACCAAGGGATCGATCACGCTCCACGGCCTGTCCGGGCCCGTCGACGTGAAGCGGGACGGTTACGGCATCCCGCAGGTCTACGCCTCGTCCGACGAGGACCTGTTCATGGCGCAGGGCTACGTCCAGGCGCAGGACCGGTTCTACGAGATGGACGTACGCCGCCATCTGACCTCCGGCCGCCTGTCGGAGATGTTCGGCAAGGGCCAGGTCAAGAACGACGCCTTCCTGCGTACCCTCGGCTGGGACCGGGTCGCCCGGCAGGAGTACGACACCAAGCTGTCGGCCGCCACGAAGAAGTACCTCCAGGCCTACGCCAAGGGGGTCAACGCCTACCTCCAGGGCAAGGACGGCAAGGACATCTCCCTGGAGTACGCGGCCCTGGGGCTCACCGGCGACTACAAGCCCGCGCAGTGGACCCCGGTCGACTCCGTCTCCTGGCTGAAGGCGATGGCCTGGGACCTGCGCGGCAACATGCAGGACGAGGTCGACCGCGCCCTGATGACGAGCCGCCTCGGCCCGCAGCAGATCCGGGACCTGTACCCGGCGTACCCGTACGGCCGGAACAAGCCGATCGTGCAGGAGGGCCAGTACGACGAGCTGAGCAAGAGCTTCCGGCAGAGCGGCGCCACGGGCGGCGGCCAGAGCACGACGACCGGCACCACCGGTACGACCGGCACGACGGGCACCACCGGCACGACGGGCACGACCGGAACCCAGGGCGGCGCCACGGGCACCCCTCAGGGGTCGACGGGCACGACGGGCTCCACCGGTTCCTCGACCTCCGGTTCCGGCCTCACGGGCCAGCTGACGGGCCTGTACAAGGTCCTCGACGACATTCCCGCCGCCGTCGGAGTGAACGGCCAGGGCATAGGTTCCAACTCCTGGGTCGTCGCCGGGTCGCACACGATCACCGGCCAGCCCCTGCTGGCCAACGACCCGCACCTCGGACCGGCGCTGCCGTCCGTCTGGTACCAGATGGGCCTGCACTGCCGCACCGTCTCGGCCACGTGCCAGTACGACGTCACCGGCTACACGTTCGCCGGCATGCCCGGTGTGGTCATCGGCCACAACGCCGACATCGCCTGGGGCCTGACGAACTCCGGGGTCGACGTCACCGACCTGTACCTGGAGAAGCTCACCGGCGACGGCTACCTGTACGACGGCAAGGTCCGGCCCTTCAGGACCCGCGAGGAGACCATCAAGGTCGCCGGCGGCCCGTCCAAGAAGATCGTCGTGCGCCAGACCGCCGACGGGATGCCGCTGCTGTCCGACCGTGACGACGAGCTCGTCCAGGTCGGCAAGGCGGCCACGGTCAACACCGCCGCGCCCGACCGCGGCGACGGCTACGGCGTCGCCCTGCGGTGGACGGCGCTCGACCCGGGCACCTCCATGGACGCGATCTTCGCCCTCGACAAGGCGTCCGACTGGAGCGGCTTCCGCTCGGCGGCGGCCCTGTTCGACGTCCCCTCGCAGAACCTGATCTTCGCCGACTCCAAGCACATCGGGTACACGCTGCCGGGCAAGATCCCCACGCGCTCCGCCACGGACGACGGCTCCATCCCGGCCCCGGGCTGGGACTCCAAGTACCGCTGGACCGGCTTCATCAAGCAGAACGAGCTGCCGTACGAGTTCGACCCCGAGCGCGGCTACATCGTCACCGCCAACCAGGCCGTGGTCGGCAAGGGCACGTACCCGTACACGCTGACCACCGACTGGGGCTACGGCACCCGCAGCCAGCGCATCACCGACCTGATCGAGTCCAAGATCAAGGACGGCGGCAAGATCTCCACCGACGACATGCGCCAGATGCAGCTGGACAACAGCAGCGAGATCGCCAAGCTCCTGGTGCCCTCGCTGCTGAAGATCAACCTCAAGGACAAGCACGTCCGCGAGGCCCAGAAGCTGCTGGAGGGCTGGGACTACACCCAGGACGCCGACTCCGCGGCGGCCGCGTACTTCAACGCCGTCTGGCGCAACGTCCTCAAGCTCGCCTTCGGCAACAAGCTCCCCAAGGAGCTGCGCGTCAAGGGCCAGTGCCTGTGGGTCGACAAGGCCGACAACACCGGTCCGGTGGACGACGACACCAAGGTGCGCGAGTGCGGCACGCGCGACGCCGACCAGGCGCAGCCGGACGGCGGCGACCGCTGGTTCGAGGTCGTACGGACGCTGATGGACAAGCCGGACAGCGACTGGTGGAAGACCTCCCGCTCCGGCACCCGCCCGGCGGCGGAGAACCGGGACCAGCTGTTCGCCCGGGCCATGATCGACGCCCGCTGGGAGCTGACCGCCAAGCTCGGCAAGGACATCGACACCTGGAGCTGGGGCCGGCTGCACCGGCTGTTCCTGAAGAACCAGACGCTCGGCACCGGCGGCCCCGAGGCCCTGCAGTACGTCCTCAACCGCGGTCCCTGGAAGCTCGGCGGCGGCGAGGCCACCGTCGACGCCACCGGCTGGAACGCCGCCGGCGGCTACAACGTGGTCTGGGTGCCGTCCATGCGGATGGTGGTCAACCTCGCCGACCTCGACAAGTCCAAGTGGATCAACCTGACCGGTGCCTCGGGCCACGCCTTCAGCGCCCACTACACCGACCAGACCGGCAAGTGGACCAAGGGCGAACTGCTGCCCTGGTCGTTCTCGGACAAGGCGGTCGGCAAGAGCACGACCGACACCCTCGTCCTCAAGCCGTGA
- a CDS encoding MFS transporter, with protein MASTVTTEPAENTPAPPRPGYGQLLRTRGAWTFLLPGFAARQPFAMLTISIVLLVQHTTGSYGAAGAAAAATGASMALFAPYSGRLADRHGQRAVLVPGVLVHALSGLTLTALALAHAPLWALFAAAVPTGASVPQVGPMVRARWGVRLQGSPLMSTAAAFESVTDELTFVVGPLLATALCTAVTPSAGLVTEAALTLVGGLLFAARKSTQPAVTGESGHARVEHASALRIPGVRVLVVTFLGIGSVFGGMQVSLAAFTESIGEPGMNGVLYGVFAAGNMLSGIVCGAIAWKAVPQRRLLVGYAALALTASALWTAHSALPLAALGLLVGMCIAPALITGYTLVETLVPAGARTEAFTWLTGAVALGQAAAVTVAGQLEDRLWGGAGFLVPMAGTVLALATLLALRSRLAAPPRNRTVARGVGHRAPVAVD; from the coding sequence GTGGCATCCACGGTCACCACCGAGCCGGCCGAGAACACGCCGGCGCCGCCCCGCCCCGGATACGGACAGCTGCTGCGCACCCGTGGCGCCTGGACGTTCCTGCTCCCCGGCTTCGCGGCGCGCCAGCCGTTCGCGATGCTCACGATCTCCATCGTGCTGCTCGTGCAGCACACCACCGGCTCGTACGGCGCCGCCGGCGCCGCCGCGGCCGCCACCGGGGCGTCCATGGCGCTGTTCGCGCCCTACAGCGGCCGCCTGGCCGACCGCCACGGCCAGCGCGCCGTCCTGGTCCCCGGCGTCCTCGTGCACGCGCTGTCGGGCCTGACCCTGACCGCGCTCGCGCTGGCGCACGCCCCTCTGTGGGCGCTGTTCGCCGCGGCCGTACCGACCGGCGCCTCGGTGCCGCAGGTCGGCCCGATGGTCCGCGCCCGCTGGGGCGTGCGGCTCCAGGGCTCGCCGCTGATGTCCACCGCGGCGGCGTTCGAGTCCGTCACGGACGAGCTGACCTTCGTCGTCGGCCCGCTGCTGGCGACCGCCCTGTGCACCGCCGTCACCCCGTCCGCGGGCCTCGTCACCGAGGCCGCGCTGACCCTCGTCGGCGGCCTGCTGTTCGCCGCGCGCAAGAGCACGCAGCCGGCGGTGACCGGCGAAAGCGGGCACGCGCGCGTGGAGCACGCGTCCGCCCTGCGTATCCCGGGCGTGCGCGTGCTGGTCGTGACCTTCCTGGGCATCGGGTCGGTCTTCGGCGGCATGCAGGTCTCGCTGGCGGCGTTCACCGAGTCGATCGGCGAGCCCGGTATGAACGGCGTTCTTTACGGCGTCTTCGCCGCGGGCAACATGCTCTCCGGCATCGTGTGCGGCGCGATCGCCTGGAAGGCCGTCCCGCAGCGGCGCCTCCTCGTGGGCTACGCCGCGCTCGCGCTGACCGCCTCCGCGCTGTGGACGGCGCACTCGGCGCTGCCGCTGGCCGCGCTCGGCCTGCTCGTCGGCATGTGCATCGCGCCCGCGCTGATCACCGGCTACACACTGGTCGAGACCCTGGTCCCGGCCGGGGCCCGCACCGAGGCGTTCACCTGGCTGACCGGCGCGGTCGCGCTCGGCCAGGCGGCCGCCGTCACCGTCGCCGGACAGCTGGAGGACCGGCTGTGGGGCGGGGCCGGATTCCTGGTCCCGATGGCCGGGACCGTGCTCGCGCTGGCGACCCTGCTGGCGCTGCGTTCCCGGCTGGCCGCACCACCCCGGAACCGGACCGTCGCGCGTGGCGTCGGTCACCGCGCGCCGGTCGCGGTGGACTGA
- a CDS encoding potassium/proton antiporter has protein sequence MCTCAPRPPRAGQGREPPLTVHHLNQVLLACSLVLLVAVAAVRISSRSGLPSLLVYLGIGIVMGQDGLGHVRFDNAEMTQVIGYAALVVILAEGGLGTKWKEVRPVIAPASVLALVGVAVSVGVTAAGAHYLVGLEWRQALIIGAVVSSTDAAAVFSVLRRIPLPARVTGMLEAESGFNDAPVVILVVAFSMAGPVEHWYVLLGEIALELAIGAAIGLAVGWLGSWALKRVALPASGLYPIAVLAIAVTAYAAGALAHGSGFLAVYLASMMLGNAKLPHWPATRGFAEGLGWIAQIGMFVLLGLLVTPHELGDDIVPALIIGLALTMVARPLSVVVSLTPFRVPWAEQALMSWAGLRGAVPIILATIPMVNGVAGSQRIFNIVFVLVVVYTLVQGPTLPWLARTLRLGEDGEAADLGIESAPLEHLRGHLLSLSIPEDSRMHGVEVSELRLPPGAAVTLVVRGDESFVPLPTTMLRHGDELLVVATDPVRDAAERRLRAVAHGGKLAGWLGTDSDHGRHKH, from the coding sequence TTGTGTACGTGTGCCCCCCGCCCTCCGCGCGCGGGCCAAGGAAGGGAACCGCCGCTGACTGTCCACCACCTCAACCAGGTCCTGCTCGCCTGCTCCCTCGTCCTCCTGGTCGCCGTGGCGGCCGTGCGGATCTCCTCGCGCAGCGGGCTCCCCAGCCTGCTCGTGTACCTGGGGATCGGCATCGTCATGGGCCAGGACGGCCTCGGGCACGTCCGCTTCGACAACGCCGAGATGACCCAGGTCATCGGGTACGCGGCCCTGGTCGTGATCCTCGCCGAGGGCGGTCTGGGCACGAAGTGGAAAGAGGTGCGGCCCGTCATCGCGCCGGCCTCCGTGCTGGCACTGGTGGGGGTCGCGGTGAGCGTCGGGGTCACGGCGGCCGGCGCGCACTACCTGGTCGGGCTGGAGTGGCGGCAGGCGCTCATCATCGGCGCGGTGGTCTCCTCGACGGACGCGGCGGCCGTCTTCTCGGTGCTGCGGAGAATCCCCCTCCCCGCGCGCGTGACGGGCATGCTCGAAGCCGAGTCCGGCTTCAACGACGCCCCGGTGGTCATCCTGGTCGTCGCCTTCAGCATGGCCGGCCCGGTCGAGCACTGGTACGTCCTGCTCGGCGAGATCGCGCTGGAGCTGGCCATCGGCGCCGCCATCGGCCTCGCGGTGGGCTGGCTCGGCTCCTGGGCGCTCAAGCGCGTCGCGCTGCCGGCCTCCGGCCTCTACCCGATCGCCGTACTGGCCATCGCCGTCACGGCGTACGCCGCCGGCGCGCTGGCGCACGGCAGCGGCTTCCTGGCCGTCTACCTGGCCTCGATGATGCTCGGCAACGCCAAGCTCCCGCACTGGCCCGCCACCCGCGGCTTCGCCGAGGGACTCGGCTGGATCGCCCAGATCGGCATGTTCGTCCTGCTCGGCCTGCTCGTCACGCCGCACGAACTGGGCGACGACATCGTGCCCGCCCTGATCATCGGGCTGGCCCTGACCATGGTCGCGCGCCCGCTGAGCGTGGTGGTCAGCCTGACGCCGTTCCGGGTGCCGTGGGCGGAACAGGCACTGATGTCGTGGGCCGGACTGCGCGGCGCCGTGCCCATCATCCTGGCGACCATCCCCATGGTGAACGGCGTCGCGGGCAGCCAGCGCATCTTCAACATCGTCTTCGTACTGGTCGTCGTCTACACCCTGGTCCAGGGCCCGACGCTGCCCTGGCTGGCGCGCACGCTGCGCCTCGGCGAGGACGGCGAGGCCGCCGACCTCGGCATCGAGTCGGCGCCCCTGGAGCATCTGCGCGGCCACCTGCTGTCGCTCTCGATCCCCGAGGACTCACGGATGCACGGTGTGGAGGTCAGCGAGCTGCGGCTGCCGCCCGGGGCCGCCGTCACCCTCGTGGTGCGCGGCGACGAATCGTTCGTCCCGCTGCCCACGACGATGCTGCGGCACGGGGACGAACTGCTCGTGGTCGCCACGGACCCGGTCCGCGACGCGGCGGAACGGCGCCTGCGCGCGGTCGCCCACGGCGGCAAGCTGGCCGGCTGGCTGGGCACGGACAGCGACCACGGCCGGCACAAGCACTGA
- a CDS encoding S-methyl-5'-thioadenosine phosphorylase — MANAEIGVIGGSGFYSFLDDVTEVQVDTPYGAPSDSLFLGEIAGRRVAFLPRHGRGHHLPPHRINYRANLWALRSVGVRQVLGPCAVGGLRPEYGPGTLLVPDQFADRTKSRAQTYFDGLPLPDGTVPNVVHVSMADPYCPAGRAAALKAARGQDWEPVDGGTLVVVEGPRFSTRAESLWHQAQGWSVVGMTGHPEAALARELELCYTSLTLVTDLDAGAETGEGVSHDEVLQVFASNVDRLRGVLFDAVAALPEATDRDCLCVNALGGMDPGFELP; from the coding sequence ATGGCGAACGCAGAGATCGGCGTAATCGGCGGTTCGGGTTTCTACTCGTTCCTCGATGACGTGACCGAGGTCCAGGTGGACACCCCCTACGGCGCACCCAGCGACTCCCTCTTCCTCGGCGAGATCGCCGGCCGGCGGGTGGCCTTCCTGCCCCGGCACGGCCGCGGTCACCACCTGCCGCCGCACCGCATCAACTACCGGGCCAACCTGTGGGCCCTGCGCTCGGTCGGCGTCCGCCAGGTCCTCGGCCCGTGCGCGGTCGGCGGCCTGCGCCCCGAGTACGGCCCCGGCACCCTGCTCGTACCGGACCAGTTCGCGGACCGTACGAAGTCCCGGGCGCAGACGTACTTCGACGGGCTGCCGCTGCCCGACGGCACGGTGCCCAACGTGGTGCACGTGTCCATGGCCGACCCCTACTGCCCCGCCGGGCGGGCCGCCGCGCTGAAGGCGGCACGCGGACAGGACTGGGAGCCGGTGGACGGAGGCACGCTGGTCGTGGTCGAGGGGCCGCGCTTCTCGACCCGCGCCGAATCCCTGTGGCACCAGGCGCAGGGCTGGTCCGTGGTGGGTATGACCGGCCACCCCGAGGCGGCGCTCGCCCGCGAGCTGGAGCTCTGCTACACCTCCCTGACCCTGGTCACCGACCTCGACGCCGGCGCCGAGACCGGCGAGGGCGTCTCGCACGACGAGGTGCTCCAGGTGTTCGCGTCCAACGTGGACCGACTGCGCGGGGTCCTGTTCGACGCGGTGGCCGCGCTCCCGGAGGCGACGGACCGGGACTGCCTGTGCGTGAACGCGCTCGGCGGAATGGATCCGGGCTTCGAACTGCCGTGA
- a CDS encoding FmdB family zinc ribbon protein produces the protein MPTYQYQCKDCGEGLEAVQKFTDDALTECPSCGGPLKKVFSAVGIVFKGSGFYRNDSRGASSSSSPASKSSSSSASSDSKSASASSGSSTSSGSSTSSSTTSSSGSASSAA, from the coding sequence GTGCCGACCTACCAGTACCAGTGCAAGGACTGCGGCGAGGGCCTTGAGGCGGTGCAGAAGTTCACCGACGACGCCCTCACCGAATGCCCCAGCTGCGGTGGCCCCCTGAAGAAGGTGTTCTCCGCCGTCGGCATTGTCTTCAAGGGCTCCGGCTTCTACCGCAACGATTCACGCGGTGCCTCGTCGAGCAGCAGCCCGGCGTCGAAGTCGAGCAGCAGCTCGGCATCGTCCGACTCGAAGTCGGCGTCGGCGTCATCGGGTTCTTCGACGTCCTCGGGCTCTTCGACGTCGTCGTCCACGACTTCGTCGTCGGGCTCCGCCAGCTCCGCCGCCTGA
- the galU gene encoding UTP--glucose-1-phosphate uridylyltransferase GalU, translating into MTQSHPRISKAVIPAAGLGTRFLPATKATPKEMLPVVDKPAIQYVVEEAVSAGLDDVLMITGRNKRPLEDHFDRNYELESALQKKGDAERLAKVQESSDLATMHYVRQGDPKGLGHAVLCAAPHVGREPFAVLLGDDLIDPRDPLLKRMIEIQEQHGGSVIALMEVAPEQIHLYGCAAVEATSDGDVVKITGLVEKPEPADAPSSYAIIGRYVLDPHIFDILRQTEPGRGGEIQLTDALQQLAEDEKVGGPVHGVVFQGRRYDTGDRGDYLRAIVRLACEREDLGPDFRTWLRTYVAEEMQER; encoded by the coding sequence ATGACTCAGTCGCACCCCAGGATCAGCAAGGCTGTCATTCCCGCAGCAGGCCTCGGGACCCGGTTCCTGCCGGCCACCAAGGCCACTCCCAAGGAGATGCTGCCGGTCGTGGACAAGCCTGCGATCCAGTACGTGGTCGAGGAGGCCGTGTCGGCGGGGCTCGACGACGTCCTCATGATCACCGGACGCAACAAGCGTCCCCTTGAGGACCACTTCGACCGCAACTACGAGCTCGAGTCCGCCCTGCAGAAGAAGGGCGACGCCGAACGGCTCGCGAAGGTGCAGGAGTCCAGCGACCTGGCCACGATGCACTACGTGCGCCAGGGCGACCCCAAGGGCCTCGGCCACGCCGTGCTGTGCGCCGCCCCGCACGTCGGCCGCGAGCCCTTCGCCGTCCTCCTCGGTGACGACCTGATCGACCCCCGCGACCCCCTGCTCAAGCGGATGATCGAGATCCAGGAGCAGCACGGCGGCAGCGTGATCGCCCTCATGGAGGTCGCCCCCGAGCAGATCCACCTCTACGGCTGCGCGGCGGTCGAGGCCACCTCCGACGGCGACGTCGTCAAGATCACCGGCCTGGTCGAGAAGCCGGAGCCGGCGGACGCCCCGTCGAGCTACGCGATCATCGGGCGCTACGTGCTCGACCCGCACATCTTCGACATACTCCGCCAGACCGAGCCCGGCCGCGGCGGCGAGATCCAGCTCACCGACGCCCTCCAGCAGCTGGCCGAGGACGAGAAGGTCGGCGGCCCGGTGCACGGCGTCGTCTTCCAGGGCCGCCGTTATGACACCGGCGACCGCGGCGACTACCTGCGTGCCATTGTCAGACTGGCATGCGAACGTGAAGACCTGGGACCGGACTTCCGGACCTGGCTTCGCACGTACGTAGCCGAGGAGATGCAGGAACGTTGA
- a CDS encoding low temperature requirement protein A: MTSSSTPPPAAPGAPYSQGPVRRLTARGRDEAHRVSSPLELFFDLCFVVAIAQAGVQLVQAVAHGHPGEGILNYAMVFFAIWWAWMNFTWFASAYDNDDVLYRIVTLVQIAGVLVLAAGVSRAFDRHDFLLVWLGYVIMRVAMASQWLRAARSATGPERTMDLRYACGVLLCQVGWVGLVVLPGPARPWVFVVMVVAELCVPLYAELNHSTSWHPHHIAERYGLFTIIVLGETIAAATVAVKSGGDEHDALGQLLPIAAGGLLIVFSAWWIYFVVPIHGHLRAGGNPFLWGYGHYFIFASAAAIGAGLEVAVEQAVGTAHISTQAASASVTLPTALYLLTVWLLHARHFKVGTGQQLVLPVTTLLVLCCTFLGSWAVLAAGLVSAAAVATGVVLTAGPSARRRRHGTAAPTP, from the coding sequence ATGACGTCGAGTTCCACTCCACCGCCCGCCGCACCGGGTGCGCCGTACTCCCAGGGGCCTGTACGCCGGCTCACCGCACGCGGGCGTGACGAGGCACACCGCGTCTCCTCCCCGCTGGAGCTCTTCTTCGACCTGTGTTTCGTCGTCGCCATCGCGCAGGCGGGCGTGCAGCTCGTACAGGCCGTGGCCCACGGGCACCCGGGCGAGGGCATCCTCAACTACGCGATGGTCTTCTTCGCCATCTGGTGGGCGTGGATGAACTTCACCTGGTTCGCCTCGGCGTACGACAACGACGACGTGCTCTACCGGATCGTCACCCTCGTCCAGATCGCCGGCGTCCTGGTGCTGGCCGCCGGTGTCTCCCGGGCGTTCGACCGGCACGACTTCCTGCTCGTCTGGCTCGGCTACGTCATCATGCGGGTGGCGATGGCCTCCCAGTGGCTGAGAGCGGCGAGGTCGGCCACGGGCCCCGAGAGAACCATGGACCTGCGGTACGCCTGCGGTGTCCTGCTGTGTCAGGTCGGCTGGGTGGGGCTGGTGGTGCTGCCCGGGCCGGCGCGGCCCTGGGTGTTCGTGGTGATGGTGGTCGCGGAACTGTGCGTGCCGCTGTACGCGGAGCTGAACCACTCGACGTCCTGGCACCCGCACCACATCGCCGAGCGGTACGGCCTGTTCACGATCATCGTGCTCGGCGAGACGATCGCCGCGGCCACGGTCGCCGTGAAGTCGGGGGGCGACGAACACGACGCGCTGGGCCAGCTGTTGCCGATCGCGGCGGGCGGTCTGCTGATCGTCTTCTCCGCGTGGTGGATCTACTTCGTGGTGCCGATCCACGGTCATCTGCGCGCCGGCGGGAACCCGTTCCTGTGGGGCTACGGCCACTACTTCATCTTCGCGTCCGCGGCCGCGATCGGCGCCGGACTGGAGGTGGCCGTGGAGCAGGCGGTCGGCACGGCCCACATCTCCACGCAGGCCGCCTCGGCGTCCGTGACCCTGCCGACGGCGTTGTACCTGCTGACGGTCTGGCTCCTGCACGCGCGGCACTTCAAGGTCGGCACCGGGCAGCAGCTGGTGCTTCCGGTCACGACGCTGCTGGTGCTCTGCTGCACCTTCCTCGGCAGCTGGGCAGTGCTCGCGGCGGGGCTCGTGTCGGCGGCCGCGGTGGCCACCGGGGTGGTGCTGACGGCGGGCCCGTCCGCCCGCCGGCGGCGCCACGGCACCGCGGCTCCGACCCCCTGA
- the mscL gene encoding large conductance mechanosensitive channel protein MscL, giving the protein MSAKKEPGVLDGFKAFLMRGNVVDLAVAVVIGAAFTNIVNAVVKGIINPIVGAIGTQNLDHYSSCLSSSCEGNDGIRLMWGSVLGATLQFVITAAVVYFLMVLPMAKYLARAAARKKEKDGTPEVVETPEVTEVDVLKEIRDALVSQRGPGPNERYPSHGGR; this is encoded by the coding sequence GTGAGCGCGAAGAAGGAACCGGGTGTCCTGGACGGCTTCAAAGCCTTCCTGATGCGCGGCAACGTCGTCGATCTGGCAGTAGCGGTGGTCATCGGCGCCGCCTTCACCAATATCGTCAACGCGGTGGTGAAGGGGATCATCAACCCGATCGTCGGAGCGATCGGCACCCAGAACCTCGACCACTACAGCTCGTGCCTGAGCTCGTCGTGCGAGGGCAACGACGGCATCCGGCTGATGTGGGGCTCCGTCCTCGGCGCCACGCTCCAGTTCGTGATCACCGCGGCGGTCGTCTACTTCCTGATGGTCCTGCCCATGGCCAAGTACCTGGCCCGGGCCGCGGCCCGCAAGAAGGAGAAGGACGGCACGCCCGAGGTCGTCGAGACGCCCGAGGTGACCGAGGTCGACGTACTCAAGGAGATCCGCGACGCGCTGGTCTCGCAGCGCGGTCCCGGCCCGAACGAGCGGTACCCGAGCCACGGGGGCCGTTAG
- a CDS encoding 5-formyltetrahydrofolate cyclo-ligase — translation MTESDKRVWRREFLAVRNGLTEDVVRETGASLAEQALGLPELAGARTVAAYVSVGTEPGTLALLEALRARGVRVLLPALLPDNDLDWGEYTGPDSLVRVRHGGKMALFEPSGVRLGPGAVTSADVVLLPGLAVDAHGMRLGRGGGSYDRVLARLERADARPALVVLLYDAEVVPRVPAEAHDRPVHAVVTPSGVRRFGGA, via the coding sequence ATGACCGAGTCTGACAAGCGCGTATGGCGACGGGAGTTCCTCGCGGTGAGGAACGGGTTGACGGAGGATGTCGTCCGGGAAACGGGCGCCTCTCTGGCCGAACAGGCCCTCGGGCTGCCCGAACTGGCCGGTGCGCGCACGGTGGCGGCGTACGTCTCCGTCGGGACCGAGCCCGGCACCCTCGCGCTGCTGGAAGCGCTGCGCGCGCGGGGCGTGCGCGTGCTGCTGCCCGCGCTGTTGCCCGACAACGACCTGGACTGGGGCGAGTACACCGGCCCCGACTCCCTCGTCCGGGTCCGGCACGGCGGGAAGATGGCGCTGTTCGAGCCTTCCGGTGTCCGCCTCGGACCCGGCGCCGTGACCTCCGCGGACGTCGTGCTGCTGCCCGGACTCGCGGTGGACGCGCACGGCATGCGGCTGGGCCGCGGCGGCGGGTCGTACGACCGTGTGCTCGCGCGGCTGGAACGGGCGGACGCCCGCCCCGCGCTGGTGGTGCTCCTGTACGACGCGGAGGTCGTCCCCCGCGTCCCCGCGGAGGCGCACGACCGGCCGGTGCACGCCGTGGTGACGCCGTCGGGCGTGCGGCGCTTCGGCGGCGCCTGA